A genomic window from Streptomyces sp. NBC_01429 includes:
- a CDS encoding amidohydrolase — protein MSRESETDRSSDEASPVTPSAVLPGALPPELRAELIAFRRDMHMHPELGNQEFRTTAAIKSRLERAGLEPRVLNTGTGLFCDIGVRRTSGADAGEPDPASGTARPMLALRADIDALPIPDTKTGVPYRSTVPDRAHACGHDVHTTAVLGAGLVLADLDRRGLLPNPVRLIFQPAEEVLPGGAADAIKSGVLDGVGSIIAVHCDPRVDAGSIGLRPGPITSACDRLEITLDGPGGHTARPHLTTDLVTAVAKVATEVPALLARRVDARSGLAVTWGRIEAGHACNVIPQHAELSGTVRCLDLPAWRDAPDLVHAAIDEIAALHHAKTQIDYVRGVPPVVNDPDVTELLRSAQTARRGSYAIEDTEQSLGGEDFSWYLEQVPGAMARLGVRKPGSQERYDLHRGDFDVDERAIEVGVELFTAAALIDGNRL, from the coding sequence ATGTCCCGTGAGTCCGAAACCGACCGCTCCAGCGACGAGGCGTCTCCCGTGACGCCCTCCGCCGTACTGCCCGGCGCGCTGCCTCCGGAGCTGCGCGCCGAGCTGATCGCCTTCCGCCGGGACATGCACATGCATCCCGAGCTGGGCAATCAGGAGTTCCGCACCACCGCCGCGATCAAGAGCCGGCTGGAGCGGGCCGGGCTGGAGCCGCGCGTCCTCAACACCGGGACCGGGCTCTTCTGCGACATCGGCGTCCGCCGGACCTCCGGCGCCGACGCCGGGGAGCCGGATCCGGCCTCGGGGACCGCCCGGCCCATGCTGGCGCTGCGCGCCGACATCGACGCGCTGCCCATCCCGGACACCAAGACCGGCGTCCCGTACCGCTCCACCGTGCCCGACCGGGCGCACGCCTGCGGACACGACGTCCACACCACCGCCGTGCTCGGCGCCGGGCTCGTGCTGGCCGATCTGGACCGGCGCGGGCTGCTGCCCAACCCCGTACGGCTGATCTTCCAGCCCGCCGAGGAAGTGCTGCCGGGCGGCGCCGCCGACGCCATCAAATCCGGGGTGCTGGACGGCGTCGGCTCCATCATCGCCGTGCACTGCGACCCCCGGGTCGACGCCGGCAGCATCGGGCTGCGCCCCGGGCCGATCACCTCCGCCTGCGACCGGCTGGAGATCACCCTGGACGGGCCCGGCGGCCACACCGCGCGCCCGCATCTGACCACCGACCTGGTCACCGCCGTCGCCAAGGTGGCCACCGAGGTGCCCGCGCTGCTCGCCCGCCGGGTCGACGCCCGCTCCGGGCTGGCGGTCACCTGGGGCCGTATCGAGGCGGGCCACGCCTGCAACGTCATCCCGCAGCACGCCGAACTCTCCGGCACCGTCCGCTGCCTCGATCTGCCCGCCTGGCGCGACGCGCCCGACCTGGTGCACGCCGCCATCGACGAGATCGCCGCGCTCCACCACGCCAAGACCCAGATCGACTACGTCCGGGGCGTCCCGCCGGTCGTCAACGACCCGGACGTCACCGAGCTGCTGCGCTCCGCGCAGACCGCGCGGCGCGGGTCGTATGCAATCGAGGACACCGAGCAGAGCCTCGGCGGCGAGGACTTCTCCTGGTACCTGGAACAGGTGCCGGGAGCCATGGCCCGCCTCGGCGTGCGCAAGCCCGGCAGCCAGGAGCGCTATGACCTGCATCGTGGCGATTTCGATGTGGACGAGCGGGCGATCGAGGTCGGCGTGGAACTTTTCACCGCCGCCGCGTTGATCGATGGCAACCGTTTGTAA
- a CDS encoding N-acetylneuraminate synthase family protein, with protein MSTNATSRLRTLGTRTAGPGRPVYVTGEIGINHNGELDNALALIDVAAEAGCDAVKFQKRTPEICTPRDQWDIERDTPWGRMTYIDYRHRVEFGEDEYRSIDEHCRKRGIDWFASPWDTEAVAFLEKFDVPAHKVASASLTDDELLRSLRATGRTVILSTGMSTPKQIRHAVEVLGSDNILLCHATSTYPAKAEELNLRVINTLQAEYPNVPIGYSGHETGLQTTLAAVALGAAFVERHITLDRAMWGSDQAASVEPQGLTRLVRDIRTIEASLGDGVKKVYESELGPMKKLRRVAGVVAESAEPVAV; from the coding sequence ATGAGCACCAACGCCACCTCCCGCCTGCGCACGCTCGGCACGCGGACCGCGGGCCCCGGCCGTCCTGTCTACGTGACGGGTGAGATCGGCATCAACCACAACGGCGAGCTGGACAACGCCCTCGCCCTGATCGACGTCGCCGCCGAGGCCGGCTGCGACGCGGTCAAGTTCCAGAAGCGCACCCCGGAGATCTGCACCCCGCGCGACCAGTGGGACATCGAGCGCGACACCCCCTGGGGCCGGATGACGTACATCGACTACCGTCACCGCGTCGAGTTCGGCGAGGACGAGTACCGCTCCATCGACGAGCACTGCCGCAAGCGCGGCATCGACTGGTTCGCCTCCCCGTGGGACACCGAGGCCGTCGCCTTCCTGGAGAAGTTCGACGTCCCCGCCCACAAGGTCGCCTCCGCCTCGCTCACCGACGACGAGCTGCTGCGCTCCCTGCGCGCGACCGGCCGCACCGTCATCCTCTCCACGGGCATGTCCACGCCGAAGCAGATCCGGCACGCCGTCGAGGTCCTGGGCAGCGACAACATCCTGCTCTGCCACGCCACTTCGACGTACCCGGCCAAGGCCGAGGAGCTGAACCTGCGCGTGATCAACACGCTCCAGGCCGAGTACCCGAACGTCCCGATCGGCTACAGCGGCCACGAGACCGGCCTCCAGACCACCCTCGCCGCCGTCGCCCTCGGCGCCGCGTTCGTCGAGCGCCACATCACCCTCGACCGCGCCATGTGGGGCTCCGACCAGGCCGCCTCCGTCGAGCCGCAGGGCCTCACGCGCCTCGTCCGCGACATCCGCACCATCGAGGCGTCCCTCGGTGACGGCGTCAAGAAGGTGTACGAGTCGGAGCTGGGCCCGATGAAGAAGCTCCGCCGCGTCGCGGGCGTCGTCGCCGAGTCCGCCGAGCCGGTGGCGGTCTGA
- a CDS encoding acylneuraminate cytidylyltransferase, with protein sequence MTVLAVIPARGGSKGVPAKNLAPVGGVPLVVRAVRACLAARRVTDVVVSTDDAAIAEAARAAGAEVVLRPAAIAGDTATSEAAVLHAMDAHEAMRGAVAEVVLLVQATSPFLAADDIDGVVRAVTDDGADTALTVAPTHGFLWRRDGEGSPEHVGDASLLLGGYGVNHDRANRPRRQDRPQEYLETGAAYAMRAGGFRAAKHRFFGRTALVETDASRVLEIDDPHDLARARALAPLLEPPVLPAYDDIDAVVLDFDGTQTDDKVLIDADGREIVAVHRGDGLGTAALRRSGLKLLILSTERNPVVAARARKLDVPVLHGIDRKDLALKQWCDEHGIAPERVLYVGNDVNDLPCFGLVGWPVAVASAHDAVRAEARAVTTTPGGEGAIREIAGWLLGPALQPPHRTPHQTPHQSPHDTLT encoded by the coding sequence ATGACCGTCCTCGCGGTGATCCCCGCACGCGGCGGATCCAAGGGCGTCCCCGCCAAGAACCTCGCTCCCGTCGGCGGTGTCCCGCTGGTCGTCCGCGCGGTCCGCGCCTGCCTCGCGGCCCGCCGCGTCACCGATGTCGTCGTCTCCACCGACGACGCGGCCATCGCCGAGGCCGCCCGCGCCGCCGGCGCCGAGGTCGTGCTGCGCCCCGCCGCCATCGCGGGCGACACCGCGACCAGCGAGGCCGCCGTACTGCACGCGATGGACGCCCACGAGGCGATGCGCGGCGCGGTCGCCGAGGTCGTCCTGCTGGTCCAGGCCACCAGCCCCTTCCTCGCCGCCGACGACATCGACGGCGTCGTACGCGCCGTCACCGACGACGGCGCCGACACCGCCCTGACCGTCGCCCCCACCCACGGCTTCCTGTGGCGCCGCGACGGCGAGGGCAGCCCCGAGCACGTCGGCGACGCCTCGCTCCTGCTCGGCGGCTACGGCGTCAACCACGACCGGGCCAACCGCCCGCGCCGCCAGGACCGGCCCCAGGAGTACCTGGAGACCGGCGCCGCCTACGCGATGCGCGCCGGCGGATTCCGCGCCGCCAAGCACCGCTTCTTCGGCCGCACCGCGCTCGTCGAGACCGACGCCTCACGCGTCCTGGAGATCGACGACCCGCACGACCTGGCCCGCGCGCGGGCCCTGGCGCCGCTGCTCGAACCGCCGGTGCTCCCGGCCTACGACGACATCGACGCCGTCGTCCTCGACTTCGACGGGACCCAGACCGACGACAAGGTCCTCATCGACGCGGACGGCCGTGAAATCGTCGCCGTCCACCGGGGCGACGGCCTCGGCACCGCCGCGCTGCGCCGCTCCGGGCTCAAGCTGCTCATCCTCTCCACCGAGCGCAACCCGGTCGTCGCCGCCCGCGCCCGCAAACTCGACGTGCCGGTACTCCACGGCATCGACCGCAAGGACCTCGCACTGAAGCAGTGGTGCGACGAGCACGGGATCGCGCCCGAACGGGTGCTGTACGTCGGCAACGACGTCAACGATCTCCCGTGCTTCGGCCTCGTCGGCTGGCCGGTGGCCGTCGCGAGCGCCCATGACGCCGTACGCGCCGAAGCGCGTGCCGTCACCACGACACCCGGTGGGGAAGGGGCGATCCGCGAGATCGCCGGCTGGCTCCTGGGCCCGGCCCTCCAGCCCCCTCACCGCACGCCTCACCAGACCCCCCACCAGTCCCCTCACGACACCCTCACGTAA
- a CDS encoding DUF6716 putative glycosyltransferase, producing the protein MSSRTSQAVRVAVLADSDTRWKWGALTARRIAPGGRPAELSGFLLRGRATPTARQLDEVGATSADDAPREVTGVAFLRELREEPYDVVVLALVGGAVQALLHGIAALDLARRPVVVTGYVGVVYEKLSDGLLLRHGADLVLANSRHDAQRFRAVYEGVGADAASVTEAALPFLGGERYVPETGRDTLVFAAQPSVPVTRADRAYLLRRLVEHARLHPRREVLLKLRSKPGEHTTHVEEFPYQRLAEKLPGGLPPNFRLVYGNMGEVLDRTDLLVTVSSTAALESLHRSIPTAVLTDFGIREPLGNHHFIGSGCLASWDQLDGGGRPGADPVWADRQGVAADGSYASAFDEARARLTKLVDTGALPDISPYYTATTAPGYLPGLLARYHLAADGTPLPSSRTARAETGGVRRVVREAVRGAARGAYRHGVQRVAPVIRRMGEL; encoded by the coding sequence GTGTCCTCACGTACCAGCCAAGCTGTCCGGGTCGCCGTGCTCGCCGACTCCGACACCCGGTGGAAATGGGGCGCGCTCACCGCGCGCCGTATCGCCCCCGGTGGCCGCCCCGCCGAGCTGAGCGGCTTCCTGCTGCGCGGACGGGCCACGCCCACCGCCCGGCAGCTGGACGAGGTCGGCGCGACGTCGGCCGACGACGCGCCGCGGGAGGTGACCGGGGTCGCGTTCCTGCGGGAGCTGCGCGAGGAGCCGTACGACGTCGTCGTGCTGGCCCTGGTCGGCGGCGCCGTTCAGGCCCTGCTGCACGGCATCGCCGCGCTGGACCTCGCCCGCAGGCCCGTCGTCGTCACCGGCTATGTCGGGGTCGTCTACGAGAAGCTCTCGGACGGGCTGCTGCTGCGGCACGGCGCCGACCTGGTCCTCGCCAACTCCCGCCACGACGCGCAGCGGTTCCGCGCCGTGTACGAGGGAGTGGGCGCCGACGCCGCCTCGGTCACCGAAGCCGCGCTGCCCTTCCTCGGCGGCGAGCGCTACGTCCCCGAGACCGGCCGCGACACGCTCGTCTTCGCCGCCCAGCCGTCCGTGCCGGTCACCCGCGCCGACCGCGCGTATCTGCTGCGGCGCCTGGTCGAGCACGCCCGGCTGCACCCGCGCCGCGAGGTCCTGCTCAAGCTGCGCTCCAAGCCCGGCGAACACACCACGCACGTCGAGGAGTTCCCCTACCAGCGCCTCGCGGAGAAGCTCCCCGGCGGCCTGCCGCCCAACTTCCGCCTGGTGTACGGGAACATGGGCGAGGTCCTGGACCGTACGGACCTGCTGGTGACCGTCTCCTCGACGGCGGCCCTGGAATCCCTGCACCGGTCCATTCCGACCGCCGTCCTCACCGACTTCGGGATCCGCGAGCCGCTCGGCAACCACCACTTCATCGGCTCGGGCTGCCTGGCCTCCTGGGACCAGCTCGACGGCGGCGGACGCCCGGGCGCCGACCCCGTCTGGGCCGACCGGCAGGGCGTCGCCGCGGACGGCTCGTACGCCTCGGCCTTCGACGAGGCCCGCGCACGGCTCACGAAGCTGGTCGACACCGGCGCGCTCCCGGACATCAGCCCGTACTACACGGCGACGACCGCGCCCGGATACCTGCCGGGCCTGCTGGCCCGCTACCACCTGGCGGCGGACGGCACCCCGCTGCCGTCGTCCCGTACCGCGCGGGCCGAGACCGGCGGAGTGCGGCGCGTGGTGCGCGAGGCGGTACGCGGCGCGGCGCGCGGCGCCTACCGGCACGGCGTGCAGCGCGTGGCCCCGGTCATCCGCCGGATGGGCGAGCTGTGA
- a CDS encoding glycosyltransferase family 2 protein: protein MVKLSVVVPFYNVQTYALETLRSLRANSREDFEFLLVDDCSTDSTPDILDRAVRDLPGAVLLRHEHNGGLATARNTGLDAARGEYVTFLDGDDWAAPGYYARLVASIEGLGCDFVRTDHVQFTARARTVHRVPVGRRDEVLRPRDAILPAERSTSVDYAYAWAGVYHRRLVDRGLVHFTDGLRTAEDRPWIWRLHREAETFGVVGLLGVFYRRGVASSLTQIGDVRQLDFIRAFDQIIEETSKDAEADRLLPKAVRTYCAIIAHHLAARDRFEPSVARQLRAMSAAALKRLPQDLLKEALDSMDLDRSDQLRRLRRRMPSAGRAAA from the coding sequence GTGGTCAAGCTCTCTGTTGTCGTGCCGTTCTACAACGTGCAGACATATGCCCTCGAAACCCTGAGAAGTCTGCGCGCCAACAGCCGCGAGGACTTCGAATTCCTGCTGGTCGACGATTGTTCGACCGACTCCACCCCGGACATCCTCGACCGGGCCGTGCGCGACCTTCCGGGTGCGGTCCTGCTGAGACACGAGCACAACGGCGGTCTGGCCACCGCGCGCAACACGGGCCTGGACGCGGCGCGCGGCGAGTACGTCACCTTCCTCGACGGCGACGACTGGGCGGCCCCCGGGTACTACGCGCGACTGGTCGCCTCCATCGAGGGGCTGGGCTGCGACTTCGTCCGTACCGATCATGTCCAGTTCACCGCCAGGGCCCGTACGGTCCACCGCGTCCCGGTCGGCAGGCGCGACGAGGTGCTGCGGCCCCGGGACGCGATCCTGCCCGCCGAGCGGTCCACCTCCGTCGACTACGCGTACGCCTGGGCGGGCGTCTACCACCGGCGGCTGGTCGACCGGGGTCTGGTGCACTTCACGGACGGTCTGCGGACCGCCGAGGACCGGCCGTGGATCTGGCGGCTGCACCGCGAGGCGGAGACGTTCGGCGTGGTCGGTCTGCTCGGGGTGTTCTACCGGCGGGGCGTCGCCTCGTCCCTCACCCAGATCGGCGATGTGCGCCAGCTGGACTTCATCCGGGCCTTCGACCAGATCATCGAGGAGACGTCGAAGGACGCGGAAGCGGACCGTCTGCTGCCGAAGGCGGTACGTACGTACTGCGCGATCATCGCCCACCACCTGGCCGCGAGGGACCGGTTCGAGCCGTCCGTCGCACGGCAGTTGCGCGCCATGAGCGCCGCCGCGCTGAAGCGGCTGCCGCAGGATCTCCTGAAGGAAGCGCTGGACTCGATGGACCTGGACCGCTCGGACCAACTGCGACGACTGCGCCGGCGGATGCCGTCCGCCGGAAGGGCGGCGGCCTGA
- a CDS encoding polysialyltransferase family glycosyltransferase, with translation MGSSEAPDAPAGSARSTTQILCVSTLYGAATLAAALDAGLLGPADRRVLVVCNNTGTPELTPPVDGMPGFERLRGRFDDLVSWNETIEPYHPGSWSPRPDDIPLWERHLRLAWHLGDARVELIVESIQVNPALAIAQIFTGAPVEVYADGLMSYGPTRSKIDPLVGERVRRVLHLDLVPGLDPLLLAEFGVRPEVIPTRAFTRVLDQLSDAASGIAIAAPSVPPALLLGQYLSALSILTEHEEEELHLRMVRGAVALGHTRVVFKPHPAAPAVRWARLEEEAERLGAELTVLDTPVLAEVLYRRLRPALVIGCFSTALFTASAFYGIPVRRTGTELLLERLTPYQNSNRVPVTIVDALLPPLDNASLKQASPDDASPADGESHVPDPRIGQLVTAVGFAMQPQLNPGLRAAAEGYLAALPDERVRRYFKRRRLTTLGLPGGMPGQLSGIPRNATARRMVRRARKLRRVVLRVGPR, from the coding sequence ATGGGGTCCTCCGAAGCGCCGGACGCGCCGGCCGGGTCCGCGCGCTCCACCACGCAGATCCTCTGCGTCTCCACCCTCTACGGGGCGGCCACCCTCGCCGCCGCGCTCGACGCCGGGCTCCTCGGCCCGGCCGACCGGCGGGTCCTGGTCGTCTGCAACAACACCGGGACACCCGAACTGACCCCGCCCGTCGACGGGATGCCGGGGTTCGAGCGGCTGCGCGGCCGGTTCGACGACCTGGTGTCGTGGAACGAGACGATCGAGCCGTACCACCCGGGTTCCTGGTCGCCCAGGCCCGACGACATCCCGCTCTGGGAGCGCCATCTGCGGCTCGCCTGGCACCTCGGCGACGCCCGGGTCGAGCTGATCGTCGAGTCGATCCAGGTCAACCCGGCGCTGGCGATCGCGCAGATCTTCACCGGCGCGCCGGTCGAGGTGTACGCGGACGGGCTGATGAGCTACGGGCCCACCCGCTCCAAGATCGATCCGCTGGTCGGCGAGCGGGTGCGCCGGGTGCTGCACCTCGATCTCGTACCGGGTCTCGATCCGCTGCTGCTCGCCGAGTTCGGGGTACGGCCCGAGGTGATCCCCACGCGGGCGTTCACCCGGGTCCTGGACCAGCTCTCCGACGCCGCGAGCGGGATCGCGATCGCGGCTCCGTCCGTACCCCCGGCGCTGCTGCTCGGCCAGTACCTCTCCGCGCTGTCCATCCTGACCGAGCACGAGGAGGAGGAGCTGCACCTGCGGATGGTGCGGGGCGCGGTCGCGCTCGGGCACACGCGGGTGGTGTTCAAGCCGCATCCGGCGGCGCCCGCCGTCCGGTGGGCGCGGCTGGAGGAGGAGGCGGAGCGGCTCGGCGCCGAACTGACCGTCCTGGACACGCCGGTGCTCGCCGAGGTGCTCTACCGGCGGCTGAGGCCGGCGCTGGTGATCGGCTGCTTCTCGACGGCGCTGTTCACGGCGTCGGCGTTCTACGGCATCCCGGTGCGCCGCACCGGGACCGAACTGCTGCTGGAGCGGCTGACCCCGTACCAGAACAGCAACCGGGTACCGGTGACGATCGTGGACGCGCTGCTGCCACCGCTGGACAACGCGTCGCTGAAGCAGGCGTCGCCGGACGACGCGTCGCCGGCGGACGGGGAGTCCCACGTGCCGGATCCCCGGATCGGGCAGCTGGTCACGGCGGTGGGCTTCGCGATGCAGCCGCAGCTCAACCCCGGGCTGCGCGCGGCCGCCGAGGGGTATCTCGCCGCGCTGCCGGACGAGCGGGTGCGGCGCTACTTCAAGCGGCGCAGGCTCACCACGCTGGGGCTGCCCGGCGGGATGCCGGGGCAGTTGTCCGGCATCCCGCGCAACGCGACGGCTCGGCGGATGGTGCGGCGGGCGCGCAAGCTGCGCCGGGTGGTGCTGCGGGTCGGTCCGCGCTGA
- a CDS encoding glycosyltransferase, whose amino-acid sequence MTVDTLPVHAGADAARPSAGASAHALTGKRRIAFASFVDENYLPGFLALLRSLALSNPKVCEDFLVFHDGLRPASVARIRALHPRVELRRVDAARYDTYAKGDQDNYLVRKAYFILDVFRIRDYDTVITLDTDMVVLGDLGELLRLREGLAAVPQFFYGQHKLNSGLLVIQREYLTDAFCARIDATGRSGDYELDKHDQGILNAVLDGDFRQLDSRFNFVKRRLSGDLPVPEDTAILHFTGRHKPWLGGEAGYGQAEERWREYELSDAEFHAAYLARSGSAHHDLLVHYGTPHVRRTGDVDTARRVALAHIGAGEFQEAVDLLGSVRIPVDSAWPHEVYGHALMSVSRYDEAEAQLLLAAAAPNRAATAFSRLAQIAWIHGDDTAAHDYATDGLAVDPTHRANRLMRLRTQGATGGGVPGQREGSADEQLAHVAFYMPQQGNAGDKLLPESVRLTFGPDTGPRRWHSVHAHRLFDDAALERVNARRGLVIGGGGLFIPDTAPNGNSAWQWNVPDETLNRIDVPVMVYAVGFNAFDGQSYRRERFDSSLRQLVERASFFGLRNHGSIEKVRALLPAGLHDKVRFQPCPTTVTRHLVEGWTDPAERADTVLVNAAYDRAGLRFGHDYAHFLAEMAKAVRALGAHAEVKCAAHSLDDEKIAFDLRREHGISLPVIPMYDFDNDAIRDTYARTKLVIGMRGHAGMIPFGCGTPIISLISHPKMAYFLSDIERPEWGVSVHEKDLGAVLTERAVGLLADHAASVADVHGRQQELWKITEANAADLRVILGSPVR is encoded by the coding sequence ATGACCGTTGACACCCTGCCCGTTCATGCCGGAGCCGACGCCGCCCGGCCGTCCGCCGGTGCCTCCGCCCACGCGCTCACCGGCAAGCGGCGCATCGCCTTCGCCAGCTTCGTCGACGAGAACTACCTGCCCGGTTTCCTGGCCCTGCTGCGCAGCCTCGCCCTCTCCAACCCGAAGGTGTGCGAGGACTTCCTCGTCTTCCACGACGGTCTGCGGCCCGCCTCGGTGGCCCGGATACGCGCCCTGCACCCGCGCGTCGAGCTGCGCCGCGTCGACGCGGCGCGCTACGACACGTACGCCAAGGGCGACCAGGACAACTACCTGGTGCGCAAGGCGTACTTCATCCTCGACGTGTTCCGGATCCGCGACTACGACACCGTGATCACGCTCGACACCGACATGGTGGTCCTCGGCGATCTGGGCGAGCTGCTGAGGCTGCGCGAGGGGCTCGCCGCCGTACCGCAGTTCTTCTACGGTCAGCACAAGCTCAACAGCGGACTCCTGGTCATCCAGCGCGAGTATCTGACCGACGCGTTCTGCGCGCGGATCGACGCCACGGGCCGCTCCGGCGACTACGAGCTGGACAAGCACGACCAGGGCATCCTCAACGCCGTCCTCGACGGCGACTTCCGCCAGCTCGACAGCCGCTTCAACTTCGTCAAGCGGCGGCTCTCCGGTGATCTGCCCGTACCCGAGGACACCGCGATCCTGCACTTCACCGGGCGGCACAAGCCGTGGCTCGGCGGGGAGGCCGGGTACGGGCAGGCCGAGGAGCGCTGGCGCGAGTACGAGCTGTCCGACGCCGAGTTCCACGCCGCCTACCTGGCGCGGTCCGGGAGCGCCCACCACGATCTGCTCGTGCACTACGGCACCCCGCACGTCCGGCGCACCGGCGACGTGGACACCGCCCGCCGGGTGGCGCTCGCGCACATCGGCGCGGGCGAGTTCCAGGAGGCCGTCGACCTCCTCGGGTCGGTGCGGATCCCGGTCGACTCGGCGTGGCCGCACGAGGTGTACGGGCACGCGCTGATGAGCGTCTCCCGGTACGACGAGGCCGAGGCCCAGCTGCTGCTGGCCGCCGCCGCCCCCAACCGCGCCGCCACCGCCTTCTCCCGGCTCGCGCAGATCGCCTGGATCCACGGCGACGACACCGCCGCGCACGACTACGCGACGGACGGCCTCGCCGTCGACCCCACCCACCGCGCCAACCGGCTGATGCGGCTGCGCACCCAGGGCGCCACCGGCGGCGGAGTGCCGGGGCAGCGCGAGGGCTCGGCCGACGAGCAACTCGCCCATGTGGCCTTCTACATGCCCCAGCAGGGCAACGCGGGCGACAAGCTGCTGCCCGAGTCCGTACGGCTGACCTTCGGCCCCGACACCGGGCCGCGCCGCTGGCACTCCGTCCACGCGCACCGGCTGTTCGACGACGCCGCGCTGGAGCGCGTCAACGCCCGGCGCGGGCTCGTCATCGGCGGGGGCGGACTGTTCATCCCCGACACCGCGCCCAACGGCAACAGCGCCTGGCAGTGGAACGTCCCCGACGAGACGCTGAACCGGATCGACGTGCCCGTCATGGTCTACGCCGTCGGCTTCAACGCCTTCGACGGCCAGTCCTACCGGCGCGAGCGGTTCGACTCCAGCCTGCGTCAACTCGTCGAGCGGGCCTCCTTCTTCGGGCTGCGCAACCATGGCTCGATCGAGAAGGTCCGGGCGCTGCTGCCCGCCGGACTCCACGACAAGGTCCGCTTCCAGCCCTGCCCCACCACCGTCACCCGGCACCTGGTCGAGGGCTGGACCGACCCGGCGGAGCGCGCGGACACCGTCCTGGTCAACGCCGCGTACGACCGGGCCGGGCTGCGCTTCGGCCACGACTACGCGCACTTCCTGGCCGAGATGGCGAAGGCGGTGCGGGCGCTCGGCGCGCACGCCGAGGTCAAGTGCGCCGCGCACTCGCTGGACGACGAGAAGATCGCCTTCGACCTGCGGCGCGAGCACGGCATCTCGCTCCCGGTGATCCCGATGTACGACTTCGACAACGACGCGATCAGGGACACCTACGCCCGTACGAAGCTGGTCATCGGGATGCGCGGACACGCGGGCATGATCCCGTTCGGCTGCGGGACGCCGATCATCAGCCTGATCTCGCACCCGAAGATGGCGTACTTCCTGTCCGACATCGAACGCCCGGAGTGGGGCGTCTCCGTCCACGAGAAGGACCTCGGCGCGGTGCTCACCGAGCGCGCGGTGGGGCTGCTGGCCGACCACGCCGCGTCCGTCGCCGATGTGCACGGCCGGCAGCAGGAGCTGTGGAAGATCACCGAGGCGAACGCGGCGGACCTGCGGGTGATCCTGGGCTCGCCCGTCCGCTGA
- a CDS encoding TetR/AcrR family transcriptional regulator C-terminal domain-containing protein, whose translation MTTTRLDRGLVARTALDVLNEVGLDGLSLRAIAGRLDVKAPALYWHFKDKQALLDEMATEILRRVTAAAPAPDPDWRVGLAHSMRALRAELLRYRDGAKVYSGTHFTDTAYGASMDAYLRTFTDAGFTTRAAARAWFTAYSYTIGYVTEEQAMGPDPADPPANLPVDLSADPEAARSGAYDLAARAERLAAYPLAAAAGEELFLEREAGFEAGLAAVVAGIGHTLAPGAPGAPGAPGVPGASGA comes from the coding sequence GTGACCACCACACGACTGGACCGCGGGCTGGTCGCCCGCACCGCACTCGACGTACTGAACGAGGTCGGTCTCGACGGGCTGTCCCTGCGCGCCATCGCCGGCCGGCTGGACGTCAAGGCGCCCGCCCTCTACTGGCACTTCAAGGACAAGCAGGCGCTGCTCGACGAGATGGCGACCGAGATCCTCCGGCGCGTGACGGCCGCGGCGCCCGCCCCCGACCCCGACTGGCGCGTCGGGCTCGCGCACAGCATGCGCGCGCTCCGCGCCGAGCTGCTGCGCTACCGCGACGGCGCCAAGGTCTACAGCGGCACGCACTTCACGGACACCGCCTACGGCGCCTCCATGGACGCCTACCTGCGCACCTTCACCGACGCCGGGTTCACCACGCGCGCCGCCGCCCGCGCCTGGTTCACCGCGTACAGCTACACCATCGGGTACGTCACCGAGGAGCAGGCGATGGGGCCCGACCCGGCGGATCCCCCGGCGAATCTCCCGGTCGATCTCTCAGCAGATCCCGAGGCGGCGCGCTCTGGGGCGTACGACCTCGCCGCGCGCGCCGAACGGCTCGCGGCGTATCCCCTGGCGGCGGCGGCCGGGGAGGAGCTGTTCCTGGAACGCGAGGCGGGCTTCGAGGCGGGGCTCGCCGCCGTCGTCGCCGGAATCGGCCACACGCTCGCTCCAGGTGCTCCAGGTGCTCCAGGTGCTCCAGGTGTTCCCGGTGCTTCCGGGGCCTGA